The following are encoded together in the Oreochromis aureus strain Israel breed Guangdong linkage group 18, ZZ_aureus, whole genome shotgun sequence genome:
- the LOC116321535 gene encoding ciliogenesis-associated TTC17-interacting protein-like isoform X2: MESTLGEQTAVGYPAGTEGPEHRQELKASDEAVTFMSGIEPVELQKCVFADSLVIVSEGGRELGEFSVTVEFARREQPCMMLHAQSHGAIDDCPCGTAVTAYLTTDLEVLDEDHHEYVKYFSPQLEGHSVDKRCHMVQRDGQMVIHKVTAVGEEVTEESMSYPRAGN, translated from the exons ATGGAATCCACGCTGGGTGAACAGACTGCTGTGGGTTATCCAGCGGGGACTGAAGGACCTGAACACCGACAGGAGCTGAAAGCCTCTGACGAAGCTGTCACGTTCATGTCTGGCATTG AGCCTGTCGAGCTGCagaagtgtgtgtttgcagattCACTGGTGATTGTGTCAGAGGGGGGCAGAGAGCTGGGGGAGTTCAGTGTGACGGTGGAGTTTGCCCGGAGAGAGCAGCCATGCATGATGCTGCATGCTCAGAGCCACGGAGCCATTGATGACTGCCCCTGTGGGACAGCAGTGACAG CCTACCTAACGACTGACCTGGAGGTGCTGGATGAAGATCACCATGAATATGTCAAG TACTTCTCTCCTCAGCTCGAGGGCCACAGTGTGGACAAAAGGTGTCACATGGTGCAGCGTGACGGGCAGATGGTGATCCATAAGGTTACAGCTGTGGGAGAG GAGGTGACAGAGGAGAGCATGTCCTATCCCAGGGCTGGTAACTGA
- the LOC116321535 gene encoding ciliogenesis-associated TTC17-interacting protein-like isoform X1 yields the protein MNECPVKLLPQSCQAALKMESTLGEQTAVGYPAGTEGPEHRQELKASDEAVTFMSGIEPVELQKCVFADSLVIVSEGGRELGEFSVTVEFARREQPCMMLHAQSHGAIDDCPCGTAVTAYLTTDLEVLDEDHHEYVKYFSPQLEGHSVDKRCHMVQRDGQMVIHKVTAVGEEVTEESMSYPRAGN from the exons atga ATGAGTGTCCTGTGAAGTTGCTCCCACAATCTTGTCAAGCAGCTTTAAAGATGGAATCCACGCTGGGTGAACAGACTGCTGTGGGTTATCCAGCGGGGACTGAAGGACCTGAACACCGACAGGAGCTGAAAGCCTCTGACGAAGCTGTCACGTTCATGTCTGGCATTG AGCCTGTCGAGCTGCagaagtgtgtgtttgcagattCACTGGTGATTGTGTCAGAGGGGGGCAGAGAGCTGGGGGAGTTCAGTGTGACGGTGGAGTTTGCCCGGAGAGAGCAGCCATGCATGATGCTGCATGCTCAGAGCCACGGAGCCATTGATGACTGCCCCTGTGGGACAGCAGTGACAG CCTACCTAACGACTGACCTGGAGGTGCTGGATGAAGATCACCATGAATATGTCAAG TACTTCTCTCCTCAGCTCGAGGGCCACAGTGTGGACAAAAGGTGTCACATGGTGCAGCGTGACGGGCAGATGGTGATCCATAAGGTTACAGCTGTGGGAGAG GAGGTGACAGAGGAGAGCATGTCCTATCCCAGGGCTGGTAACTGA